GGCCTGATCGGCTACGCCGCCTGGAAGGCCGGCGCCACCCCGGCGCCCCTCACCCTGCTGGGGGCGGCCCTGATGCTGGTGGCCAGCCTGATGATCCTGTACAGCCTCTGGTTCGTGCTGGCGGCCAGCAGCATCTGGTTCGTGAAGATCTGGAACGCCACCGAGGTGCTGCGCAGCGTGCTGGTGGCGGGTCGCTTTCCGGTGAGCGCCTTCCCCGCCGGCCTGCGGGCCTTCTTCACCTTCATCGTGCCGGTGGCCTTCCTCACCACGGTGCCGGCCGAGGCGATCCTCGGGCGAGCCACCGGCCCCTGGCTGCTGGCCGGCGGCGCGGTGGCGATCACCTCGGTGGTGGTGAGCCGGCGCTTCTGGCAGTTCGCCCTGCGCTTCTACACCTCCGCCTCCAGCTGAATGGAGCCCCTCCAGCCCCTGCCCCTGGCGGCGCTGCCGGACCTCCCCCCGGTGGCCCTGGCGGTGGTGGGCCATATGGAGATGGTGAGCTTCATCGGCGTGGACCATCTGCCGGCGGCCGGCGAGATCCTCCATGCCGACGACTTCTGTGAGCTCCCCGCCGGCGGCGGCGCCGTGGTAGCCGTGCAGATGGCCCGTCTGACGGGGGAGCGGATTCCCTTCTTCACCGCCCTGGGCGACGACGCCCTCGGGCGCCGGGCCGCCGAGGAGCTCGAGGGTCTGGGGCTCGAGCTGCACATCGCCTGGCGGGCGGCCCCGACCCGGCGGGGGATCACCTTCATCGACGCCGGCGGCGAGCGCACCATCACCGTGATCGGCGAGCGGCTGATGCCCACCGCCGCCGATGGGTTGCCATGGCAGCGCCTGAGCCAGATCGACGGGGTGTTCGTCACCGCCACCGATGCCGGCGGCCTGCAGCTGGCCCGGCGAGCCCGGGTGCTGGCCGCCACGCCGCGGCTGCGGCTGCCGACCATGCGGGAAGCGGGCGTGACCCTCGACGCCCTGATCGGCAGCGCCGCCGACCCCGGCGAGACCTACAGGCCCGGGGATCTGGAGCCGGCGCCCTCGCTCTACATCGGCACCGAGGCCGAGCGGGGCGGGGTGCTGGTTCCAGGTGGCCGCTATGGCGCCGTCTCCCGCATGGGGCCGGTGCTTGATGCCTACGGCGCCGGCGACAGCTTCGCCGCCGGCGTCACCACGGCCCTGGCCGCCGGCTGGGATCTGCGGCAGTCGATCAGCCTCGGCGCCCACTGCGGCGCGGCCTGCCTCGATGGCCGCGGGCCCTACGCCTGTCAGCTGCGGCTCAGCCGCCGCTGACCAGCAGCAGCAGGCGGTTGTCCTCCGGATCAGCCAGCCAGGCCTCGGCCCCGAAGGGTTCCTGCCGCGGCGGCTCCACCGCCACCGCCCCCAGGGCCACCAGGGCGGCGAGCCAGTCCTGGAGCAGCTGCAGGGGTGGGGCCTCGCCCGCCGGGCGGGAGAAACAGAGGGCCAGCCGGCCCTCGCCGCGGGGGCGGGGACGCCGGCGTGAGGGGGCGTAGATCTCCAGCCGGTGCTCCCCCGGGCCCAGCAGGCGCCAGTGGCTGGAGCTGAATCCCCGCTGGGGCTCCGTCTCCAGCAGGGCGCCGTAGAAGGCGGCCAGCCGCTCGGGGTCATCGGCGGCCAGCACCAGGAAGGACGACGGGACGGCGGACGTCATGACGGAAGCAGCCGCGGCTCGCCACCATGGCAGCAGAACCGATTCCTGGTGACCATGGCGGTGCAGGTGCTGAACGAGGCGGAGCGGCGCAAGCTGGACAGCTCCGATGACGCCCTCTTCTATGCCGAACCCCGCTTCGTGCAGCACCTCGACGCTGCCTTTCGCCGTCGGCTGACGGCGCTCTACCGCGAGCGGATCCCCCCCTGCGCGGTGGTGCTGGATCTGATGAGCAGCTGGGTGAGTCACCTGCCGGAGGACATCACCTACGAGGAGGTGATCGGCCATGGCCTCAACGGGGCGGAGCTGGCCGCCAATCCCCGCCTCGATCGCCACTGGCTGCAGAACCTCAACCAGGACCAGCGCCTGCCCCTGGCGAACGCCAGCGTGGATGCGGTGCTGATGGTGGCGGGCTGGCAGTACCTGCAGCGGCCCGAGCCGGTGGCGGCCGAACTGCTGCGGGTGATCCGCCCCGGCGGCCAGGTGATCGTGGCCTTCTCGAACCGGATGTTCTTCCAGAAAGCCCCCCAGGTCTGGACCGACGGCAGCGACAGGGATCACCTGGCCTACGTCAGCCGGGTGCTGCAGGCCCAGGGCTGGCCGGCCCCGCAGCTGATCGCCGAGCCGACCCGGGCCGAGGGTCCCATGGGCTGGCTGGGGGGACAGGGGGATCCCTTCTTCGCCGTGGTGGCCGAAAAACCCACGCCGTAGGTCCTACCGATGTCCGAGTCCCGTCCGTCGCCGACCCCGGGGGAGTCGCTGCCTCCCTGGCGGGCCCTGGTGCGCGGCGCCCTGGAGCGGCAGGGCCGCTCCCCCCAGGCCCGCTGGCTGCAGCTGGCCAGCATGGCGGCGGACGGCACCCCGCGGGTGCGCACCCTGGTGTTCCGCTGCTGGGCCGGCGCAACCTGCCTCGATCTGCTCACCGACCGCCGCAGCGCCAAGAGCGACGAACTCGCCGGGGCCGCCGCCC
This genomic stretch from Cyanobium gracile PCC 6307 harbors:
- a CDS encoding ABC transporter permease, encoding MGRYLTTLRVFWIASLTAELEYQANFLIELVATAGNLVGSIFVLSLFYGRGQSLGGWSWEGALVVLGVYTLLEGITSTLLQPNLSTIVAHVRTGSLDFVLLKPIDSQFWLSARTFSPWGLPGIALGAGLIGYAAWKAGATPAPLTLLGAALMLVASLMILYSLWFVLAASSIWFVKIWNATEVLRSVLVAGRFPVSAFPAGLRAFFTFIVPVAFLTTVPAEAILGRATGPWLLAGGAVAITSVVVSRRFWQFALRFYTSASS
- a CDS encoding PfkB family carbohydrate kinase, which gives rise to MEPLQPLPLAALPDLPPVALAVVGHMEMVSFIGVDHLPAAGEILHADDFCELPAGGGAVVAVQMARLTGERIPFFTALGDDALGRRAAEELEGLGLELHIAWRAAPTRRGITFIDAGGERTITVIGERLMPTAADGLPWQRLSQIDGVFVTATDAGGLQLARRARVLAATPRLRLPTMREAGVTLDALIGSAADPGETYRPGDLEPAPSLYIGTEAERGGVLVPGGRYGAVSRMGPVLDAYGAGDSFAAGVTTALAAGWDLRQSISLGAHCGAACLDGRGPYACQLRLSRR
- a CDS encoding VOC family protein; its protein translation is MTSAVPSSFLVLAADDPERLAAFYGALLETEPQRGFSSSHWRLLGPGEHRLEIYAPSRRRPRPRGEGRLALCFSRPAGEAPPLQLLQDWLAALVALGAVAVEPPRQEPFGAEAWLADPEDNRLLLLVSGG
- a CDS encoding methyltransferase domain-containing protein; the encoded protein is MAVQVLNEAERRKLDSSDDALFYAEPRFVQHLDAAFRRRLTALYRERIPPCAVVLDLMSSWVSHLPEDITYEEVIGHGLNGAELAANPRLDRHWLQNLNQDQRLPLANASVDAVLMVAGWQYLQRPEPVAAELLRVIRPGGQVIVAFSNRMFFQKAPQVWTDGSDRDHLAYVSRVLQAQGWPAPQLIAEPTRAEGPMGWLGGQGDPFFAVVAEKPTP